A section of the Aminiphilus circumscriptus DSM 16581 genome encodes:
- a CDS encoding FAD-binding oxidoreductase: MADFAYSPVTPEVVEELRALLSPGQVTTDEEKRAAYSRDEVASCAWDRPYLAEVLVFPERTAQVSAVLRFADERRISVTPRGAGTGLSGGAVPVFGGIVLSLERMNAILEVDVDNLCITVEPGVVTSEITRAAAAAGLLYAGDPCSGDASFIGGNIAENAGGNKVIKYGSTGASVLGLEVVLADGSVTWFGGKQRKDVTGYDFVRLLVGSEGTLGVVTKAILKLVPLPERVVDLLVPFPDAASAVAVVPRIMREGGILPSSVEFMDALSVQLAERFLNRPVPHSDRAGAYLLIQIEGNDRDALADDYERIGRFCLEHGALEVFVADNRTMRDRLWKVRKNLTEAAWAFFPPEYADEDIVVPTSAIPEFLDRLGEICARHGTVSQTMGHVGDGNLHATIFFSGGTPPDWKQRLAALQRELYPIVKALGGTLTGEHGVGLKRREDVSLFLDEAQMALIRRVKLAFDPNNILNPGKIVPWTSPP, translated from the coding sequence ATGGCTGATTTTGCCTATTCTCCCGTCACGCCGGAGGTGGTGGAAGAACTCCGCGCGCTCCTCTCGCCGGGACAAGTGACCACCGACGAGGAGAAGCGGGCCGCCTACTCCCGCGACGAGGTGGCGTCCTGCGCCTGGGACAGACCCTACCTCGCGGAGGTGCTCGTCTTTCCCGAGCGCACCGCTCAGGTGTCGGCGGTGTTGCGCTTCGCCGACGAACGGCGCATTTCCGTCACACCCCGGGGCGCCGGAACAGGGCTCTCCGGCGGGGCCGTTCCCGTCTTCGGGGGCATCGTGCTCTCCCTGGAGCGGATGAACGCCATTCTGGAGGTGGACGTGGACAACCTGTGCATCACCGTGGAGCCCGGGGTGGTCACCTCGGAGATCACCCGCGCCGCGGCGGCGGCGGGACTCCTCTACGCGGGGGACCCCTGCAGCGGCGACGCCTCCTTCATCGGCGGAAACATCGCCGAGAACGCCGGGGGAAACAAGGTCATCAAGTACGGTTCCACGGGGGCAAGTGTCCTGGGCCTAGAAGTGGTCCTCGCCGACGGCTCCGTCACCTGGTTCGGCGGCAAGCAGCGCAAGGACGTGACGGGCTACGACTTCGTGAGGCTCCTGGTGGGCTCCGAGGGAACCCTCGGCGTGGTGACGAAGGCCATCCTGAAACTGGTTCCGCTTCCGGAACGGGTCGTGGACCTTCTGGTTCCCTTTCCCGACGCCGCCTCCGCCGTGGCCGTCGTGCCCCGCATCATGCGGGAAGGAGGCATTCTCCCCTCGTCCGTGGAGTTCATGGACGCTCTTTCGGTCCAACTTGCCGAACGTTTTCTGAACCGTCCGGTTCCGCATTCCGACCGGGCGGGAGCCTATCTCCTCATCCAGATCGAGGGCAACGACCGGGACGCCCTCGCCGACGACTACGAGCGCATCGGCCGGTTCTGCCTGGAGCACGGCGCGCTGGAGGTCTTTGTGGCGGACAACCGGACCATGCGGGACAGGCTCTGGAAGGTCCGGAAGAACCTCACCGAGGCGGCGTGGGCCTTCTTTCCCCCGGAGTACGCCGACGAGGACATCGTGGTCCCCACCAGCGCCATTCCGGAGTTTCTCGACCGTCTCGGGGAGATCTGCGCACGCCACGGCACGGTGTCGCAGACCATGGGACACGTGGGGGACGGCAATCTCCACGCCACCATCTTCTTTTCCGGAGGCACGCCTCCGGACTGGAAACAGCGCCTTGCGGCGCTCCAACGGGAACTCTACCCCATCGTGAAGGCCCTGGGAGGAACGCTCACGGGAGAGCACGGCGTGGGGCTCAAGCGGCGGGAGGACGTGTCCCTCTTTCTCGACGAGGCACAGATGGCGCTCATCCGACGGGTCAAGCTGGCTTTTGACCCGAACAACATCCTCAATCCCGGAAAGATCGTTCCGTGGACGAGTCCACCGTGA
- a CDS encoding PLP-dependent aminotransferase family protein, which translates to MSVNWNARFSTMARERLDSSFIAEMIKLVVENQAISFTAGEPSTELFPLEGLAASARNAFRNPDLFSYYPFDEGLLGLREWIVGWMRADGLLPEWVSAKNVFLTNGSQEGINLVTEALIDEGDLIALEDPTYPEAFLNFARQGARFVSAAVDKEGILPDSLEKVLRENRVKFLYTIVSFQNPRGCTAPTERRRQVLELCRKFDVVILEDDPYHYLRFEGDVPESYLRLAGDDARVLYLGSFSKIVAPGLRCGWVVAPPEIMSTLNHLRVSNVIGLPAFSQYILFDFLKDLDLAPYFEHLQKAYRTRRDALVAALERHVVPLGLSFDIPEGGFFLWGRIPGLNDMVRFARFAVETEKIGIIPGTIFFPTKGKGLDTIRFSFAKVTPEIAEEGALRLARALRTFTPGEA; encoded by the coding sequence ATGTCCGTAAACTGGAACGCCCGCTTCAGCACCATGGCCAGGGAAAGGCTCGATTCCTCTTTCATCGCCGAGATGATCAAGCTCGTCGTGGAGAACCAGGCCATTTCCTTCACTGCGGGAGAGCCCTCGACGGAACTCTTTCCGCTGGAGGGCCTCGCCGCCTCCGCCCGGAACGCCTTCCGCAATCCGGACCTGTTCAGCTACTATCCCTTTGACGAGGGACTGCTCGGATTGCGGGAATGGATCGTCGGGTGGATGCGCGCCGACGGTCTTCTTCCGGAGTGGGTCTCCGCGAAAAACGTCTTTCTCACCAACGGTTCCCAGGAGGGCATCAACCTCGTCACGGAAGCCCTGATCGACGAGGGGGACCTGATCGCCCTGGAGGACCCGACCTATCCGGAGGCCTTTCTGAACTTCGCGAGACAGGGTGCCCGTTTCGTCTCCGCCGCCGTGGACAAGGAGGGGATTCTGCCCGACTCTCTCGAAAAGGTGCTCCGGGAAAACCGCGTCAAATTCCTCTACACCATCGTCTCCTTCCAGAACCCCCGGGGCTGCACCGCTCCGACGGAACGGCGCCGCCAGGTTCTGGAACTCTGCAGAAAATTCGACGTGGTCATTCTGGAGGACGACCCCTATCATTATCTCCGCTTCGAGGGAGACGTCCCCGAAAGCTATCTCCGCCTCGCCGGTGACGACGCCCGGGTGCTCTACCTGGGGAGCTTCTCCAAGATCGTCGCTCCGGGCCTGCGCTGCGGATGGGTGGTGGCTCCCCCGGAAATCATGTCCACCTTGAACCATCTCCGGGTCTCCAACGTCATCGGGCTTCCCGCCTTTTCGCAGTACATTCTCTTCGATTTCCTGAAAGATCTGGATCTGGCACCCTATTTCGAACACCTCCAGAAGGCTTACAGGACCCGGAGGGATGCCCTCGTGGCCGCCCTCGAACGGCACGTGGTTCCCCTGGGGCTCTCCTTCGACATTCCCGAGGGAGGCTTTTTTCTCTGGGGGCGCATTCCCGGACTGAACGACATGGTCCGTTTCGCCCGCTTCGCCGTGGAGACGGAGAAGATCGGCATCATTCCAGGGACGATCTTCTTTCCCACAAAAGGCAAGGGGCTCGACACGATCCGCTTCTCCTTCGCCAAGGTCACCCCCGAAATAGCCGAGGAGGGCGCGCTCCGTCTCGCCCGGGCACTGCGCACGTTCACTCCGGGCGAGGCGTGA
- a CDS encoding glutamine--tRNA ligase/YqeY domain fusion protein, with product MDVRDAERRTDGLFDAGVSREPNFLERIIADDLSSGRVTKVITRFPPEPNGHLHIGHAKSICLNFGLAERFGGECNLRFDDTNPTKEETEYVEAIKRDVAWLGASWAKLTYASDYFARFYEWALELVRAGKAYVDFQTPEEIRKNRGTLTEPGTDSPDRNTSVEENLALFEKMRRGDFADGECVLRAKIDMAHPNLNMRDPVLYRILHVAHHRTGDDWCIYPMYDFAHGYEDAIEGVTHSICTLEFEDHRPLYDWLLDNVSVPSRPHQYEFARLNLTYTVMSKRHLLELVTTGLVRGWDDPRLPTISGLRRRGYTPSAIRRFCALVGVAKANSMVEAEYLESILRDELNATAQRVMVVLRPLKMVLTNYPEDQVEEFEAENNPEDPSAGRRTVPFCRELWIERDDFEEVPPKGFFRLSPGKEVRLKHAYLVTCRDVIKDAEGNVTELHCTYDPATRGGDAPDGRKVKGTLHWVSARHAVPLEVRLYDRLFTRKDMSNLEEGKSFRDYLNPDSLVVCRSFGEPLLKNADPEARFQFLRQGYFCVDPDSTPECPVFNRTVSLKDSWAKEVRKRS from the coding sequence ATGGATGTGAGAGACGCAGAAAGACGCACGGACGGCCTGTTTGACGCAGGCGTCTCCAGGGAGCCGAACTTCCTGGAGCGCATCATCGCCGATGACCTTTCCTCCGGAAGAGTGACGAAGGTCATCACCCGCTTTCCTCCGGAACCGAACGGACACCTGCACATCGGCCACGCCAAATCCATCTGTCTCAACTTCGGCCTGGCGGAACGGTTCGGCGGAGAGTGCAATCTCCGTTTCGACGACACGAACCCCACGAAGGAAGAGACGGAATACGTGGAGGCCATCAAACGCGACGTGGCGTGGCTCGGGGCGTCCTGGGCGAAGCTCACCTACGCGTCGGACTACTTCGCCCGGTTCTACGAATGGGCTCTGGAGCTGGTCCGGGCTGGCAAGGCCTACGTGGACTTCCAGACTCCCGAGGAGATCCGGAAAAACCGGGGCACCCTCACGGAACCGGGCACGGATTCGCCCGACAGGAACACCTCCGTGGAGGAGAACCTGGCGCTCTTCGAGAAGATGCGCCGGGGAGATTTCGCCGACGGCGAGTGCGTTCTCCGGGCGAAGATCGACATGGCCCATCCGAATCTGAACATGCGCGATCCCGTGCTCTACCGAATTCTCCACGTGGCGCACCACCGCACGGGAGACGACTGGTGCATCTACCCCATGTACGACTTCGCCCACGGCTACGAGGACGCCATCGAGGGCGTGACCCACTCCATCTGCACCCTGGAGTTCGAGGATCATCGTCCCCTCTACGACTGGCTTCTGGACAACGTTTCCGTGCCGTCGCGGCCGCACCAGTACGAGTTCGCCCGTCTGAACCTCACCTACACGGTGATGAGCAAACGCCACCTTCTGGAACTGGTCACCACCGGGCTCGTGCGCGGCTGGGACGACCCGCGCCTCCCCACCATCAGCGGCCTGCGCCGCCGTGGCTACACGCCCTCGGCGATCCGCCGTTTCTGCGCCCTGGTCGGCGTGGCCAAGGCGAACAGCATGGTGGAGGCGGAGTACCTGGAGTCGATCCTCCGGGACGAGTTGAACGCCACGGCGCAGCGCGTCATGGTGGTGCTTCGCCCCCTCAAGATGGTGCTCACCAACTACCCCGAGGATCAGGTGGAGGAATTCGAGGCGGAGAACAACCCCGAGGATCCCTCCGCGGGACGTCGCACCGTTCCCTTCTGCCGGGAACTCTGGATCGAGAGGGACGACTTCGAGGAAGTTCCCCCAAAGGGGTTCTTCCGCCTTTCCCCGGGCAAGGAGGTGCGGCTCAAGCACGCCTATCTCGTCACCTGCCGGGACGTGATCAAGGATGCGGAGGGAAACGTGACGGAGCTGCACTGCACCTACGATCCCGCCACTCGGGGAGGTGACGCGCCGGACGGCCGCAAAGTCAAGGGGACACTCCACTGGGTCTCGGCGCGCCATGCCGTTCCTCTGGAGGTGCGCCTCTACGACCGTCTCTTCACGAGAAAGGACATGTCGAATTTGGAGGAAGGGAAGAGCTTCAGGGATTATCTCAATCCGGATTCTCTCGTGGTTTGCCGTTCCTTCGGAGAACCGCTTCTGAAGAACGCCGACCCGGAGGCGCGCTTCCAGTTTCTCCGCCAGGGTTATTTCTGCGTCGATCCCGATTCGACGCCGGAATGTCCGGTCTTCAACCGCACCGTCTCCCTCAAGGACTCCTGGGCGAAGGAAGTGCGCAAGAGGAGCTGA
- the feoB gene encoding ferrous iron transport protein B encodes MGAVIALAGNPNTGKTSLFNRLTGSRASVGNWPGVTVERKEGLMRVGGEELTIVDLPGIYSLGAASVDEQIAAEFILRDRPDVAVVVVDASNLERSLYLVVQLLEMGQPAVVALNMVDAANSRGIQVDVTALERLLGVPVVPTVATSGEGVEGLKTRVAARLAALRGEGSFGEGRRDFVVPYGERVERVLRRLEEALSGLGITFPGASPRLAAVKLAEGDTLFLSALAKNLHAPEFEEVLQGESDRLEKELGYDLQTAVIERRWGFLSGVAAEAVRRDLSIAERLSLSDRIDRVVTHRLLGLPLFLGITWLVFTLTYLLGDPTADFLDGAIGSLGEWLGGVLASMGAPPLLQSFVMDGVVGGVGSVVVFFPHIFLLFVFIAALEDSGYMARGAFVMDRIMHFLGLHGKSFIPMLLGFGCNVPSIMSTRILDRPRDRMITLLVLPFMSCSARLPVYVLFAGVFFGERAPLAIFSLYVLGILVAVAAAKILGSTLFKGESSHLVMELPPYHLPTLRGVFRSAWERGAMFLKKAGTFIFAAVILVWAGANLPLGVEYASQESLVGRLGSAVAPLLEPAGFGSWQAGVALVFGLLAKEVVVGAFGTLLGVGEEGIAAVLPQFFTPLAAYAFLVMTLLYIPCVAVIAAFKRETNSWKWTGFLVLYTTLLAYGAAVLVYQGGRLLGLG; translated from the coding sequence GTGGGTGCGGTGATCGCCCTGGCGGGCAATCCGAACACGGGAAAAACGAGTCTCTTCAACCGGTTGACCGGTTCCCGGGCCTCCGTCGGCAACTGGCCCGGCGTGACGGTGGAGCGCAAGGAAGGGCTCATGCGCGTCGGCGGCGAGGAACTCACCATCGTCGATCTGCCCGGCATCTACAGCCTCGGCGCCGCCTCCGTGGACGAGCAGATCGCGGCGGAGTTCATTCTCCGCGACCGTCCCGACGTGGCGGTGGTGGTGGTGGACGCGTCGAACCTGGAGCGCAGTCTCTATCTGGTGGTGCAGCTCCTCGAAATGGGACAGCCCGCCGTGGTGGCCCTCAACATGGTGGACGCCGCGAACTCCCGGGGAATCCAGGTGGATGTGACCGCTCTGGAGCGGTTGCTCGGTGTTCCGGTGGTTCCCACGGTGGCCACCTCCGGCGAGGGAGTGGAGGGACTCAAGACCCGCGTCGCCGCCCGTCTCGCGGCTCTGCGCGGCGAGGGTTCCTTCGGGGAGGGGCGCAGGGATTTCGTCGTTCCCTACGGAGAGCGGGTGGAGCGCGTTCTTCGGCGTCTCGAAGAGGCCCTGTCGGGCCTGGGGATCACGTTTCCCGGCGCGTCACCGAGGCTTGCGGCGGTGAAACTCGCCGAGGGGGACACGCTCTTCTTGAGCGCCCTGGCGAAAAACCTGCATGCTCCGGAATTCGAGGAGGTTCTTCAGGGCGAGAGCGACCGCCTCGAAAAGGAGCTGGGCTACGATCTTCAGACCGCGGTGATCGAGCGCCGCTGGGGATTCCTCTCCGGTGTGGCCGCCGAAGCGGTGCGGCGGGATCTTTCCATCGCGGAACGGCTTTCCCTCTCGGACCGCATCGACCGCGTCGTCACGCACCGCCTTCTCGGGCTTCCCCTCTTCCTGGGGATCACCTGGCTGGTGTTCACCCTCACGTATCTCCTGGGCGACCCCACGGCGGATTTCCTGGACGGAGCCATCGGCTCCCTCGGAGAGTGGCTGGGAGGCGTGCTCGCGTCCATGGGTGCGCCTCCGCTGCTTCAATCCTTCGTGATGGACGGCGTGGTGGGCGGTGTGGGCTCCGTGGTGGTCTTCTTTCCCCACATTTTCCTCCTCTTCGTCTTCATCGCCGCGCTGGAGGATTCGGGGTACATGGCCCGGGGAGCCTTCGTGATGGACCGGATCATGCACTTTCTCGGACTGCACGGCAAGAGCTTCATCCCCATGCTCCTTGGATTCGGCTGCAACGTGCCCTCCATCATGTCCACGCGCATTCTGGACCGTCCCCGGGACCGGATGATCACCCTCCTGGTGCTTCCCTTCATGAGCTGTTCCGCCCGCCTTCCCGTGTACGTTCTCTTCGCGGGGGTCTTCTTCGGCGAGCGGGCGCCGCTGGCCATCTTCTCCCTCTACGTGCTGGGAATCCTCGTGGCGGTCGCGGCGGCGAAAATCCTGGGGAGCACCCTGTTCAAGGGAGAAAGCTCCCACCTGGTGATGGAGCTGCCTCCCTACCACCTGCCCACCCTGAGGGGTGTGTTCCGTTCCGCCTGGGAGCGGGGAGCCATGTTCCTGAAGAAGGCGGGAACCTTCATCTTCGCCGCGGTGATCCTCGTCTGGGCCGGGGCGAACCTGCCCCTTGGCGTGGAATATGCCTCTCAGGAAAGTCTTGTGGGGCGCCTGGGATCCGCCGTGGCCCCCTTGCTGGAGCCTGCCGGTTTCGGTTCGTGGCAGGCCGGTGTGGCCCTGGTCTTCGGTCTTCTCGCCAAGGAGGTCGTGGTGGGCGCCTTCGGCACGCTCCTCGGCGTGGGCGAGGAGGGGATCGCCGCCGTGCTGCCCCAGTTCTTCACGCCTCTCGCGGCCTACGCGTTTCTGGTGATGACCCTGCTCTACATCCCCTGTGTGGCGGTCATCGCCGCCTTCAAGCGGGAGACCAACAGCTGGAAGTGGACGGGATTCCTGGTCCTCTACACGACGCTTCTCGCCTACGGCGCGGCGGTCCTGGTCTATCAGGGAGGGCGACTCCTGGGGTTGGGATAG
- a CDS encoding FeoA family protein, translated as MSEQCQAPQSLDTVEPGKSCVVIKVEGEGALRKRVLDMGIVPGTTLRVERKAPLADPVAVWFRGYELSLRLDEAKVVLVRIAGGGCSCCAGCGGR; from the coding sequence ATGAGTGAGCAGTGTCAGGCTCCGCAGTCTCTCGACACGGTGGAGCCCGGAAAGTCCTGTGTCGTCATCAAGGTTGAGGGTGAGGGAGCGCTCCGAAAGCGTGTTCTCGATATGGGGATCGTTCCGGGAACGACCCTTCGGGTGGAGCGGAAGGCGCCTCTCGCGGATCCCGTCGCGGTGTGGTTCCGCGGGTACGAGCTGAGTCTCCGCCTCGACGAGGCGAAGGTCGTGCTGGTCCGGATCGCCGGAGGCGGGTGTTCCTGCTGCGCCGGTTGCGGGGGGAGGTGA
- a CDS encoding FeoA family protein: MCPVECVREGSAVEIVRLAGGERFCRRLAEIGVVPGARVRVVRNAGGSILLGVGDARYALGEGMCGRIFVQEVPESAAV, from the coding sequence ATGTGTCCGGTAGAATGCGTTCGTGAAGGTTCCGCGGTGGAGATCGTGCGTCTTGCGGGAGGCGAGAGGTTCTGCCGCCGCCTCGCCGAAATCGGTGTGGTGCCCGGGGCGAGGGTCAGGGTGGTGCGCAATGCCGGAGGAAGCATTCTTCTCGGCGTGGGCGATGCGCGCTACGCCCTCGGAGAGGGTATGTGCGGACGGATTTTCGTGCAGGAGGTGCCTGAAAGCGCGGCGGTCTGA
- a CDS encoding DtxR family transcriptional regulator, translating to MSISARIEDYMEEIFSLEIEGRKATVTELASRLGVTKATVVSAVRRLVAACLLEHEPYGALHLTEAGRERALRIYRRHEHLSFLFAEILGIEKEKAVDMACALEHAVDEESEMRLLAFADFVFQARRQGLSWVEELLAATQDTCRLPRPLVMIPENGKGIVARVTAGGLLRKRLLEMGLVPGSLVEYLGTAPLGDPLHVRVHGTDISLRRDEATTVWVCPCREESGEKEGCAPCVR from the coding sequence ATGTCCATATCGGCCCGCATCGAGGACTACATGGAAGAAATTTTCTCCCTCGAAATCGAAGGACGAAAGGCCACGGTGACGGAGCTTGCGTCGCGCCTCGGCGTCACCAAGGCCACGGTGGTCTCGGCGGTGCGGCGGCTCGTCGCCGCCTGCCTGCTGGAACACGAGCCCTACGGCGCACTCCATCTCACCGAGGCCGGTCGGGAAAGGGCGCTTCGCATTTACCGGCGCCACGAGCATCTCTCGTTTCTCTTCGCCGAGATCCTCGGCATCGAGAAGGAGAAGGCCGTGGACATGGCCTGTGCCCTGGAGCACGCGGTGGACGAGGAATCGGAGATGCGCCTCCTCGCCTTCGCGGATTTTGTCTTTCAGGCCAGACGGCAGGGACTTTCCTGGGTGGAGGAGCTCCTCGCCGCCACGCAGGATACGTGTCGCCTCCCCCGCCCTCTCGTGATGATTCCCGAGAACGGAAAGGGGATCGTGGCGAGGGTCACCGCGGGCGGATTGCTGCGAAAGCGTCTTCTCGAAATGGGGCTCGTTCCGGGGTCCCTGGTGGAGTATCTGGGAACGGCGCCGCTTGGAGATCCTCTTCATGTGCGGGTTCACGGAACGGACATCTCGCTTCGCCGGGACGAGGCCACCACCGTGTGGGTCTGTCCTTGTCGCGAGGAGTCCGGTGAGAAGGAAGGATGTGCGCCATGTGTCCGGTAG
- a CDS encoding nucleoside deaminase: protein MERNTSTLFWRMLDVVEKDIVPLTRDGVRQGHKVFGAAVLRADDLSLVLAGTNHEAECPLWHGEVWTIKEFFAPSPAERPSVPRPGPAECLFLSTHEPCSMCLSALAWSGFPKVYFLFGYERTREDFQIPHDLRILEEIFGCPSPRRKSSFLELFSLEEMIPSLANPGEAQARFERLRAVYLELSEIYQATKERSSVIARK from the coding sequence ATGGAAAGGAACACTTCCACTCTTTTTTGGCGCATGCTCGACGTCGTCGAGAAGGATATCGTGCCCCTCACGCGGGACGGTGTGCGTCAGGGGCACAAGGTCTTCGGCGCGGCGGTGCTCCGGGCGGACGATCTCTCCCTGGTTCTCGCGGGAACGAACCATGAGGCGGAATGCCCTCTCTGGCACGGAGAGGTGTGGACCATCAAGGAATTCTTCGCCCCCTCTCCGGCAGAGCGTCCTTCCGTGCCGCGGCCGGGTCCCGCGGAATGTCTCTTCCTCTCCACCCACGAGCCCTGTTCCATGTGTCTCTCCGCGCTCGCATGGTCGGGCTTTCCCAAGGTCTACTTTCTGTTCGGCTACGAGCGCACCAGAGAGGACTTTCAAATCCCTCACGATCTGCGGATCCTGGAGGAAATCTTCGGCTGCCCGAGTCCTCGACGGAAGAGTTCCTTCCTCGAATTGTTTTCCCTGGAGGAGATGATTCCCTCTCTGGCGAATCCCGGGGAGGCGCAGGCCCGTTTCGAGCGACTCCGGGCCGTCTATCTGGAGCTCTCGGAGATCTACCAGGCGACGAAGGAGCGGAGTTCCGTCATCGCCCGAAAGTGA